The region AATCACGGTGACAATAGGCAGAGAGGCGTTTTTTAAGGCGTGGGTGTAAACCACCTCCCGGCGCGGCAAACCTTTGGATTTGGCGGTGCGGATATAATCCTGATTCATTACTTCCAACATGGTGCTGCGCAGATAACGGCTATAAGCCGCCAAGCTGATCACGGACAAACTCAAAACGGGCAGCACCATGTGCCAGGCCACCTGGGCCGGAGTTTTGCCAACCTGCGGATCGAACATGCCCACGGTGGGCAGGTAAGGCAGGCCCCAACGTTTGAACAGCACGGCAAAAAGATACATCGAAAGCAGGGCAATAAAAAAGATGGGCATGGAATAGCCAATAAACGACAGAGCCGTGACAATGTGGTCCATGGCCGAATATTGGCGCAGGGCCGAATAAATACCCACCAGCAGCGCGCCAATAATGATCACCACTTCAGAGGCTAACATCAACAACAGGGTGTTGGGGATACGCTCGGCAATCACCGTGATAACGGGTTTGCCTCGATTGACCAGAGAGGTGCCAAAATCGCCGCGCAGCGCCCCGCGCCGGGTGCCGGGGGTTTCGGGCACGCCGTCGCCGTCCATATCAATTTTGGCCCAGTCATTGCCAATCAACCAGTAGAGATATTGCAGATAGATAGGTTGGTCCAGGCCCAATTGGCGGGTCAGGCGCTCCCGGTCGGCAGGGCGGGTCATTGACTTCCCCCCCATTGTGGCGATAGGGTCGCCCATATTCATCATCAGCACAAACAGGATGATGCTGATAATTAAGAGCAAGGGGATGCCTTGCAGCAAACGTTTGACAATATAGCGGGACATAACCAACCTTTAAAGTTTTGGTCGGTGGGCCAAAAAACTGTCCGGCCCACCGACCGGTTCAGTTCCTTTTGAAGTATAGCATGTCATTTCGAGGAGCGTAGCGACGAGAAATCTTTTCAAACCCGGCTCAGTAAGGAGATTTCTCGCTCCTATTGTCGCTCGAAATGACATGCTGTGAGTTCATCACTTACAACTTGACCACTTGCTTTTTCACTCCGGCGCGGTTACTTCATATCCCATTCAAGAATGTTAAATAAAGGCGTTACGCCGGAGAATTTGACCCCCGTCAGGCGCGGGCCAACGGCCCAAACATCGGGGTCCTGCCATAAACCCAGCCAATACACCTTATCGTGCATGATTTGGTTGATTTTGGCAAAAGTTTGCTGGCGCTCATCTGGATTCACCTGGGTGGCCTGCAACTGGAATAATTCATCCAGTTCTTCATCACACATGAATTGCCAGTTGCCGCCGGCGGGATAATCATCACTGGGAATTTCGCTGCACAACCAGTAGTAGATGTCCGGGTCGGGGAAAGCGGTGGGGCCATCGGCCCACTCCATAATGTCAACTTCGCCGCTGGCGGCCGGGCCTTCGCCGTAGTTGGAGAAGAAAAGGTCGCTTTCGTAGCTCAACAGCTCAACCTTGATCCCAATCTCGGCCAACTGCTGCTGGACAACCGCCTGCGTATCCTGGCGAATTTCACGGATGGTGGTGCCATAGGTCAACACCAATTCAACGCCATCCTTATCGCGCACGCCATCGCCGTTGCTGTCTACCCAGCCTGCCTCGTCCAAAAGTTTTTTGGCCGCTTCAGGATCGTAGGGATAATTTTCCAGGGGCGGGGTGTTGTAGAAGGGCAGGGCGTCCCAATAACTGGCCGGAACGCCGGTGAGGCCCAGCAGCAAGTCGCGGTTGATGGCCTCGCGGTCTACGCCCATAGCCAACGCCTGCCGCGCCTTAACATCCAAGAGCGCCGGATGGCCTTTTTCTTCATTGATCAGGATGAACCAACCTTCGTTATAACCCGAGGGCTGGGTCATAATGGTCACTCCGGCCTCTTTGAGTTTGGGCACATCGCTGTAGGCGATAAAAGTGCCCAGGTCGCCGTCTCCGGCCACCAACGCGGCTATCTGCGAGGCGTCGTCGGGCACAAAGCGGAAGAAGATTTCGTC is a window of Anaerolineae bacterium DNA encoding:
- a CDS encoding ABC transporter permease, encoding MSRYIVKRLLQGIPLLLIISIILFVLMMNMGDPIATMGGKSMTRPADRERLTRQLGLDQPIYLQYLYWLIGNDWAKIDMDGDGVPETPGTRRGALRGDFGTSLVNRGKPVITVIAERIPNTLLLMLASEVVIIIGALLVGIYSALRQYSAMDHIVTALSFIGYSMPIFFIALLSMYLFAVLFKRWGLPYLPTVGMFDPQVGKTPAQVAWHMVLPVLSLSVISLAAYSRYLRSTMLEVMNQDYIRTAKSKGLPRREVVYTHALKNASLPIVTVIGLDLPLLLAGAVVTERIFAWPGMGRLFLDHVARSDLPVVMGILMLVATAVVVFQIITDVVYAWLDPRIRYEQ
- a CDS encoding peptide ABC transporter substrate-binding protein; translation: MDQKRLAARIFILVAILSFVLAACGGGQPTPAAQPAEPEAPVAEESTPAPPPTEAPAPEPAERKVATFIWTQEFDSLNPMYSNMWFVLVTWQLWLPWAWEYDENNDAFPRLLIELPSVENGGISADGTEITLKLRDDVKWSDGEPMTSADFKFTYDMYVNPNNAVASAYPYDQVSSVETPDDYTVVVKFGQPFAPWLYMWRGILPSHILKPVYEAEGTLDNAEWNLKPEVGCGPYVFAEWESGSFARFVVNENYWGPRPKIDEIFFRFVPDDASQIAALVAGDGDLGTFIAYSDVPKLKEAGVTIMTQPSGYNEGWFILINEEKGHPALLDVKARQALAMGVDREAINRDLLLGLTGVPASYWDALPFYNTPPLENYPYDPEAAKKLLDEAGWVDSNGDGVRDKDGVELVLTYGTTIREIRQDTQAVVQQQLAEIGIKVELLSYESDLFFSNYGEGPAASGEVDIMEWADGPTAFPDPDIYYWLCSEIPSDDYPAGGNWQFMCDEELDELFQLQATQVNPDERQQTFAKINQIMHDKVYWLGLWQDPDVWAVGPRLTGVKFSGVTPLFNILEWDMK